A DNA window from Engystomops pustulosus chromosome 6, aEngPut4.maternal, whole genome shotgun sequence contains the following coding sequences:
- the RPRML gene encoding reprimo-like protein, with protein MNGTFFNQTVLDEGAYNNSSQGIGSLIECCNGTRAVITSDGGSLVLTPDERSLFITRVVQIAVLCVLSITVLFGVFFLGCNLLIKSESMINFLVKDRRPSKDVGAVILGLY; from the coding sequence ATGAATGGGACTTTCTTCAACCAGACTGTCCTGGATGAGGGGGCTTACAACAACTCATCCCAAGGAATTGGATCTTTGATTGAATGTTGCAATGGGACCAGGGCTGTCATCACAAGTGATGGGGGCTCTCTTGTCTTGACACCAGATGAGAGAAGCTTGTTCATCACCAGGGTGGTCCAGATAGCTGTTCTATGTGTCCTATCCATCACTGTCTTATTTGGCGTATTCTTCCTTGGGTGCAACTTGCTTATCAAGTCTGAAAGTATGATAAACTTCTtggtgaaggacaggaggccatcaAAAGATGTGGGCGCAGTGATTCTGGGTCTTTACTGA